The DNA sequence TCAGCGGCAGGAAGCCGCCGAAATAGCCCGTGCCGATGTGGTAGGGGATCGACATGGAGCTGTAGCGGATCTTCGGCGGGAACATTTCCGATAGCAGCGCGGCAACCGGACCGTAGGTCATGCCCGAAAGGAACATGAGGCCCAGCAGGGTGAAGAAGATGACCGCCAGGCTGGCCGCATCCGGCTTCACCTTCTTGAGGTCATAGCCCGCCTCGCCCAGCCAGCTTTGCAGCTGCTTTCCGCGCGCGGCCTTGTCGGCAAAGGGATACTGGTCGAGCGGAAGCGGCTTGCCGCCTACGGTGAGGATCGGTGTCGGGCTCTCGACCCGTTCATAGGCCACGCCGATAGCGGCGAGATCGGACAGCAGCTTGCCGCAGTCGGTCTTCTGCTCGGCATCGAACAGGTTGTAGGTGCAGTCCGGCCCGCCCACAACGACCGGCGAGGTGCGCGCGGCTTCGGCCAGGCCCGGATTTGCGGCGCTGCCAATCGTCCAGAAGGCCGGGAACAGCAGCAGGAGCGTGAGCAGGTAGCCGACGATGATCGGCTTCTTGCGACCGATCCGGTCGGAAATCTTGCCGAACCAGACGAAGAACACCATGCCGCAGGCCGCCGCCAGGCCGACGATCACTTCGGCCGTGATGTCTTCCATCCGCATCGGCCCCTTGAGGAAGCTCAGCGCCGAAAACATCGCGGTGTACCAGATCACCGTCAGGCCCGCGGCAATGCCGAACAGGGCGATGAAGATCCGCTTCTTGTTACCCGGATAGGTGAAGCTTTCGACGAAAGGATTGCCGGCAATCTCGCCTTCTTCCTGCATGGCGCGGAAGACCGGGCTTTCCGACAGCATCATGCGCATCCACAGCGAGATGCCGAGCAGGATTATCGACAGCAGGAACGGCACGCGCCAGCCCCAGTCATTCCACGTCTCGGGGCTCATGGAGGCCTTGCAAGCCAGCACGACCACGAGGCTGAGCACGAAACCGCCAACCACGCTGGCCTGGATATAGCCAGTGTAATAGCCGCGCTTTTCGGGCGGGGCGTGTTCGGCAACGTAGATTGCCGCGCCGCCGTATTCGCCGCCAAGGGCCAGCCCCTGCAAGACGCGCAGCAGGATGATGATGATCGGCGCGGCAATGCCGATGGATTCGGCGGAGGGGATGAAGCCCACGCCAGCCGTGGCGATGCCCATCAGGGTTACGGTGACGAGGAAGGTGTACTTGCGGCCCAGCTTGTCGCCCAGGAAACCGAACAGGATGGCCCCCAGCGGGCGGAAGCCGAAGCCTACGGCAAACCCGGCCCAGACCAGCAGCGTTTCAAGCGTGGCATTGCCCGAGGGGAAGAAGGTCTTGCCGATGATCGCGGCAAGCGTGCCGTAAATGAAGAAATCGTACCACTCGAACACCGTACCGGCCGAACTGGCCGCGATGACGAGCTTGATTTCCTTGTCGCTAGGATTGACCTCTGGATGCCTTGCCGGTTCGGACATGCTCTTACCCCGCCCTGAGATTTTCCGATCCTCTAGCGGGGACTTCGCGCTTAGGGAAGCGCGTCAAGCGCGGCTTTCCATGGCAAAAGCACGGCGCCGTGCCGCGCCGGATAGGCCGTGGCGGCCGCTATGGCATCAAGGCCGGGCCAGGCAGGCATTTCCCCCTTGCCCGATAGCCAGTCCTCGATCGCCGAGAGACTGCTCGCCAGTTCCTGCCCATTCTTCCCTTCGGCGGCGGCGGCAAAGATCGCTGCCGATGCCTGGCCGATGGCGCAGGCCTGCGCGGCAACACCCAGCCCGGCGATGCGCCCCTGTTCGTCAAGTTCGAGCGACAGGGCGAGCGTCGAGCCACAGCTTTGCGAGCGCGCCCGGCCTTGCAGAGGCATTGCCGGATCGTGCGGCCAGCGGGCAAGGCCGGTGGCCAGCGCAAGGACCTGCGGGGTGTAAAGCTTTGGCGGACTGGCGCTCACTGGCGGTCGAGGCGCTCTTGTTCCGCCTTGGCCGCTTCGCTGCGCCGTTCGGCAATGATCTTGACCAGCGCTTCACTGCCGGCGTTGACGAAGGGATAGGTGCGCGCAAGCGTCATCCACGGCGGCCTGCCGCCAACCCCGCGAAGCGTATCGAAACCAAGAACGATGATGGAGAAGCCCATCACGATGATGAGCAGGCCCTTGATCCCGCCGAAGCCGAAGCCGATCACCCGATCAATCGGGCCGAGCACCGAATCCCGGCTCATCGCGCCCATGCGCCTGGCCAGCATCTTGATGATGAAATAGGGCACCAGCAGCAGCAGGGCGAATGCCAAGACTGCCGCAGACCCGAACTGGTCCCCGGTGAACGGGATCACCTGTTCCGTGAGCGGCGTGTGCAGGTAATGGATCGCCAGCACGGCAACGACCCACGCCGCCAGCGAGAGAATCTCATGCACGAATCCGCGCATGAACCCGCTGGCCGCGGTGACGCCGACCACGATCAATACCCCGATGTCAAACCCTGTCATTAAGGCGAAAGTTACTCTTCGGCCACGACCCGGTCAACGATCTGCCGAAGATTTGTAACCGCGTGCTGACGCATGCCGGGAACGGACTGTCCATTATCTGACGCCATGACGGCAGATGTGAATCCCAGCTTTCCGGCCTCGCGCTGGCGCAAGCTGGAATGAGCCACGGGGCGCACTTCTCCGGCGAGCGAAACCTCGCCGAACCAGACCGAACCGCTGGGCAAGGGCTTGTCCGACAAGGCGGAAACCAGGGCCGCGGCAACAGCAAGGTCTGCCGCAGGATCGGACAGGCGATAGCCACCGGCAACATTGAGG is a window from the Novosphingobium sp. TH158 genome containing:
- a CDS encoding MFS transporter: MSEPARHPEVNPSDKEIKLVIAASSAGTVFEWYDFFIYGTLAAIIGKTFFPSGNATLETLLVWAGFAVGFGFRPLGAILFGFLGDKLGRKYTFLVTVTLMGIATAGVGFIPSAESIGIAAPIIIILLRVLQGLALGGEYGGAAIYVAEHAPPEKRGYYTGYIQASVVGGFVLSLVVVLACKASMSPETWNDWGWRVPFLLSIILLGISLWMRMMLSESPVFRAMQEEGEIAGNPFVESFTYPGNKKRIFIALFGIAAGLTVIWYTAMFSALSFLKGPMRMEDITAEVIVGLAAACGMVFFVWFGKISDRIGRKKPIIVGYLLTLLLLFPAFWTIGSAANPGLAEAARTSPVVVGGPDCTYNLFDAEQKTDCGKLLSDLAAIGVAYERVESPTPILTVGGKPLPLDQYPFADKAARGKQLQSWLGEAGYDLKKVKPDAASLAVIFFTLLGLMFLSGMTYGPVAALLSEMFPPKIRYSSMSIPYHIGTGYFGGFLPLIASMIVALNGNPFSGLWYTWIIVAVAFLVALWGLKGGPPRDFEDDA
- a CDS encoding iron-sulfur cluster assembly scaffold protein is translated as MSASPPKLYTPQVLALATGLARWPHDPAMPLQGRARSQSCGSTLALSLELDEQGRIAGLGVAAQACAIGQASAAIFAAAAEGKNGQELASSLSAIEDWLSGKGEMPAWPGLDAIAAATAYPARHGAVLLPWKAALDALP
- a CDS encoding CvpA family protein is translated as MTGFDIGVLIVVGVTAASGFMRGFVHEILSLAAWVVAVLAIHYLHTPLTEQVIPFTGDQFGSAAVLAFALLLLVPYFIIKMLARRMGAMSRDSVLGPIDRVIGFGFGGIKGLLIIVMGFSIIVLGFDTLRGVGGRPPWMTLARTYPFVNAGSEALVKIIAERRSEAAKAEQERLDRQ